In Nonomuraea muscovyensis, one genomic interval encodes:
- a CDS encoding tripartite tricarboxylate transporter TctB family protein, with protein sequence MSRPPEVERRRSFPDVLAGAIFVLIGGAFVVGSLGHELGTPLRMGPGAFPLLVGATVAALGLAIVIKGLIAGEVASFGPIPWRAVVFVVLAVLFFGFTVRGLGFVPTSAVTALLTTLASSRVRLLTAVAVAAGLTVASTLIFVVGLQLRIPLWGPWLGF encoded by the coding sequence GTGTCAAGGCCTCCTGAGGTGGAGCGCCGCCGGTCCTTCCCGGACGTCCTCGCCGGGGCGATCTTCGTCCTGATCGGTGGCGCGTTCGTGGTGGGGTCGCTCGGCCACGAGCTGGGCACCCCGCTGCGGATGGGCCCCGGCGCCTTCCCCCTGCTGGTCGGCGCGACCGTGGCCGCCCTGGGCCTGGCGATCGTCATCAAGGGACTCATCGCCGGCGAGGTGGCCTCGTTCGGGCCGATCCCCTGGCGTGCTGTCGTCTTCGTCGTGCTCGCGGTCCTGTTCTTCGGATTCACCGTCCGGGGCCTCGGATTCGTACCGACGTCCGCGGTGACCGCCCTGCTCACCACGCTGGCCAGCTCGCGCGTACGGCTGCTCACGGCCGTGGCCGTGGCCGCGGGGCTGACCGTGGCCAGCACGCTCATCTTCGTCGTCGGACTTCAGCTGCGGATCCCGCTGTGGGGCCCGTGGCTGGGGTTCTGA
- a CDS encoding MFS transporter: MDEQEADRPATFREVLAVAEYRSLYAATVLSWIGDYFAKVAVAVLIFSDTGSALLSAAGFAVSYLPWVAGGPVLAALAERFPYRRVMIICDLVRAALVTLVAVPGLPLPVLLLLLVASSMLTPSFEAARSAMVAQLLTGDRYVLGLSLQNMSGQTAQVAGYAVGGLIAAVDPHVALLINAATFGVSALLLWRGVRARPPAMTRVRDRSLLAETGDGLRLVLGHPVMRPIALVVFSLVAIVIVPEVLAVAWSAELGGGSRTAGLLMAAIPVGNVIGGILTRMTEPARRLRLLRPLLLAAPLLLVPALARPPFVVVFLLMVGAGIANMVMAPLNGLFVSVLPGDFRARAFGIMQGGIQITLAVSVLAAGALAERFSVPIVVGAWAVCGLVLMGVAVRTWPGVEVIDAEVARAAERNRQTH, encoded by the coding sequence GTGGACGAGCAGGAGGCCGACCGGCCCGCTACCTTCCGGGAAGTACTCGCGGTCGCGGAATATCGCTCTCTGTACGCGGCGACCGTGCTGTCCTGGATCGGCGACTACTTCGCCAAGGTCGCGGTAGCGGTACTGATCTTCAGCGACACCGGGTCCGCGTTGCTGTCCGCCGCGGGCTTCGCCGTCAGTTACCTGCCGTGGGTGGCCGGAGGGCCCGTCCTCGCCGCTCTCGCGGAGCGGTTCCCGTACCGGCGGGTCATGATCATTTGCGATCTGGTCCGGGCGGCTCTCGTGACGCTGGTCGCGGTGCCCGGGCTGCCGCTGCCTGTCCTGCTCCTGCTGCTGGTGGCGTCCTCCATGCTCACACCGTCGTTCGAGGCGGCTCGGTCGGCCATGGTGGCGCAGTTGCTGACCGGAGACCGCTACGTGCTCGGCCTGTCGCTGCAGAACATGTCAGGCCAAACCGCGCAGGTCGCGGGTTACGCGGTGGGAGGGTTGATCGCCGCTGTCGACCCGCACGTCGCGTTGCTGATCAACGCGGCGACGTTCGGGGTTTCCGCGTTGCTCCTGTGGCGCGGAGTACGGGCTCGGCCGCCGGCCATGACCAGGGTGCGCGATCGATCCCTGCTGGCGGAGACCGGTGATGGCCTGAGGCTGGTGCTGGGGCATCCGGTCATGCGACCGATCGCGCTCGTGGTGTTCAGCCTGGTCGCGATCGTGATCGTGCCGGAGGTGCTGGCCGTCGCCTGGTCGGCCGAGTTGGGCGGAGGGTCTCGGACCGCGGGTCTGCTGATGGCGGCCATTCCGGTCGGCAATGTCATCGGCGGCATCCTGACGCGGATGACGGAGCCCGCGCGGCGGCTGAGGTTGCTCAGGCCGCTTCTGCTGGCGGCTCCCTTGCTCCTTGTGCCTGCTCTGGCCCGGCCGCCGTTCGTCGTGGTGTTCTTGCTGATGGTCGGCGCCGGCATCGCCAACATGGTCATGGCGCCGTTGAACGGGCTGTTCGTCAGCGTGCTTCCCGGCGACTTTCGTGCCCGTGCTTTCGGGATCATGCAGGGGGGCATCCAGATCACGCTGGCGGTCTCGGTGCTCGCCGCGGGTGCGTTGGCCGAAAGGTTCTCTGTGCCGATCGTGGTCGGGGCCTGGGCTGTCTGTGGCCTGGTCTTGATGGGGGTCGCCGTCAGGACCTGGCCGGGAGTCGAAGTCATCGATGCCGAGGTCGCGCGAGCCGCAGAACGGAACCGGCAGACTCACTGA
- a CDS encoding response regulator transcription factor produces the protein MRITIIEDDDRVARGLVTVLAQAGFEVHRIATAAEAVRAAPSDVVLVDLGLPDGDGLDVIRKLRDRPETAVIAVTARSEEYERVRGLRAGADDYIVKPFGIPELLARIDAVLRRTRVARALSHPDEPLVLGPMRIGVGTREVTVDGTPVTLTRKEFELLLLLARRAPNVVSRDVILDQIWGATWESSSRTLDTHIAALRHKLGPPVLIRTIHGVGYRLLADRPELIG, from the coding sequence ATGCGGATCACCATCATCGAGGATGACGACCGCGTCGCGCGGGGTCTGGTGACCGTCCTCGCCCAGGCGGGCTTCGAGGTCCACCGCATCGCCACCGCCGCCGAGGCCGTGCGTGCCGCTCCATCCGATGTGGTCCTCGTCGACCTGGGTCTGCCCGACGGCGACGGACTCGATGTGATCCGCAAGCTGCGTGACCGCCCGGAGACCGCCGTCATCGCCGTGACAGCACGATCGGAGGAGTACGAGCGGGTCCGTGGCCTGCGCGCAGGCGCCGACGACTACATCGTGAAGCCGTTCGGCATCCCGGAGTTGCTGGCCCGGATCGACGCCGTCCTGCGGCGCACCCGGGTGGCTCGTGCCCTGAGCCACCCGGACGAGCCGCTCGTCCTCGGCCCGATGCGGATCGGCGTCGGCACCCGCGAGGTCACCGTCGACGGCACGCCCGTGACACTGACCCGCAAGGAGTTCGAGCTGCTCCTGCTGCTGGCCCGGCGGGCGCCGAACGTGGTGAGCCGCGACGTCATCCTCGACCAGATCTGGGGCGCGACCTGGGAGTCCTCAAGTCGCACCCTGGACACCCACATCGCGGCGTTACGGCACAAGCTCGGGCCGCCCGTGCTCATCCGCACGATCCACGGGGTCGGCTATCGGCTCCTGGCCGACCGGCCGGAGCTGATCGGCTGA
- a CDS encoding sensor histidine kinase, giving the protein MHRRLLVVLVPLAVLLVAALGVPLSVTVAEREMQETYVDRLDDVGRFASLAETALSTGRTEALHQELAHYHELYGIPVAVIDTSGTVLLGPAGAYQEAARAEPALPRIVTAALAGARPEPSGEWAPWDDSALVVAEPVGRDSEVVGAVVTISDLSKTRHRILVRWAQLAGLGLLPLIALVAVAWPVSAWVLRPVRELDAASSRISRGDLTIRADAEAGPVELRRLAESFNTMMDAVENAAQRQRAFVSDASHQLRNPLTSLRLAVESLEPHLGAAGDGRQVYDVAVDEVKAMQRMLNSLQASARMESIRTSSPVDLDAVLATRVDRWRALTATAGQTLAVDVPPGLRLLEPTGGLGSILDELISNALRLSDAQVVQVTARIVPRGAGAGHGDASADGGVVTIAVRDDGQGIDASERAQALRRFWRSPRHQNVSGTGLGLAICADLVGAAGGELRLEEGLPRPDGSGHGFAAVVALPVVPRVASSSGVPAPA; this is encoded by the coding sequence GTGCACCGTCGCCTGCTCGTCGTCCTGGTGCCCCTCGCGGTGCTCCTCGTCGCGGCGCTCGGGGTGCCGCTCAGCGTCACCGTGGCCGAGCGGGAGATGCAGGAGACCTACGTCGACCGGCTCGACGACGTCGGCCGGTTCGCGTCGCTGGCCGAGACCGCGCTGTCAACCGGGCGGACCGAGGCGCTCCACCAGGAGCTCGCCCACTATCACGAGCTGTACGGCATCCCGGTCGCGGTGATCGACACGTCGGGCACGGTGCTGCTCGGACCAGCCGGCGCCTACCAGGAGGCGGCGCGAGCCGAGCCGGCGTTGCCCAGGATCGTGACCGCGGCGCTGGCCGGGGCGAGGCCCGAACCGTCCGGGGAATGGGCGCCGTGGGACGACTCCGCACTCGTGGTCGCGGAACCAGTGGGTCGGGACAGCGAGGTCGTCGGCGCCGTCGTGACGATTTCCGACCTGTCGAAGACGCGCCATCGCATCCTCGTGCGATGGGCGCAGCTCGCCGGGCTCGGGCTGCTGCCGTTGATCGCGCTGGTGGCCGTCGCCTGGCCGGTGTCGGCGTGGGTGCTGCGGCCGGTGCGGGAGCTGGACGCGGCGAGCTCGCGGATCTCCCGCGGCGACCTCACGATCCGGGCGGACGCCGAGGCCGGCCCGGTCGAGCTGCGACGGCTGGCGGAGTCGTTCAACACCATGATGGACGCGGTCGAGAACGCCGCGCAGCGGCAGCGGGCGTTCGTGTCCGACGCCTCTCACCAGTTGCGCAATCCGCTGACCAGCCTCCGGCTCGCCGTGGAGAGCCTGGAACCGCACCTGGGCGCGGCCGGCGACGGGCGGCAGGTGTACGACGTCGCCGTCGACGAGGTGAAGGCGATGCAGCGGATGCTGAACTCGTTGCAGGCCAGTGCGCGGATGGAGAGCATCCGGACGTCGTCGCCGGTGGACCTCGACGCGGTGCTGGCGACCCGGGTGGACCGGTGGCGGGCGTTGACGGCGACGGCGGGGCAGACACTGGCGGTCGACGTGCCGCCGGGGCTGCGGTTGCTGGAGCCGACGGGCGGACTGGGGAGCATCCTGGACGAGCTGATCAGCAACGCGTTGCGGCTGTCGGACGCGCAGGTGGTGCAGGTGACTGCCCGAATCGTCCCCCGCGGTGCGGGCGCCGGACACGGCGACGCCTCCGCGGACGGAGGCGTGGTCACGATCGCCGTCCGTGACGACGGCCAGGGGATCGACGCGTCCGAGCGGGCCCAGGCGCTACGACGGTTCTGGCGGTCTCCGCGGCACCAGAACGTGTCCGGAACCGGCCTGGGACTGGCGATCTGCGCCGACCTGGTCGGGGCGGCCGGGGGCGAGCTGCGGCTGGAGGAGGGCCTGCCGCGTCCGGACGGGTCCGGGCACGGATTCGCCGCGGTGGTCGCGTTGCCGGTCGTTCCGCGGGTGGCGTCGTCGTCCGGCGTCCCGGCTCCGGCCTGA
- a CDS encoding TAXI family TRAP transporter solute-binding subunit — protein sequence MVPNLELRLSRRAALLAAGGLLAGCSQQPEADKVHLRLATGPAGAVYRRIGGSLAEHISEQVPGATVITVPSGASTDNIRMLRAGEVHLGLTSLDALITADGSAPEGLSAICRLYDSHLHLVVMAGSAIDEFRDLDGKRISLGARDSGTEFTSLRLLELDLVNVDGRYLSQAESAAALRDGEIDAMFSLTGVPTPAITELAQRHPIRLIPLDAQADALFTAFPGHYAPAMIPATAYAGVPATRTVAVPNVLLVRNDLPDDLVHAITGTIFTHAGTITSAGRDDAEAVPEAWQINVRTGISTAAIPLHPGAAAWFRDRKR from the coding sequence ATGGTGCCGAACCTGGAGTTACGGCTCAGCCGGCGGGCGGCGCTCCTGGCCGCCGGAGGGCTGCTCGCCGGGTGCTCCCAGCAGCCCGAGGCCGACAAGGTCCACCTGCGACTGGCCACCGGGCCGGCGGGGGCGGTGTACCGGCGCATCGGCGGTTCGCTGGCCGAGCACATCTCCGAGCAGGTGCCGGGTGCCACGGTGATCACCGTGCCGAGCGGGGCGTCCACCGACAACATCCGGATGCTGCGGGCCGGCGAGGTGCACCTCGGGCTGACGAGCCTGGACGCGCTGATCACGGCCGACGGCAGCGCGCCCGAGGGGCTCTCGGCGATATGCCGGCTCTACGACAGTCACCTGCATCTCGTGGTCATGGCCGGGTCGGCGATCGACGAGTTCCGGGACCTCGACGGCAAGCGCATATCCCTCGGTGCCCGCGACTCGGGCACGGAGTTCACGTCGCTGCGGCTTCTGGAGCTCGACCTGGTGAACGTCGACGGCCGGTATCTCAGCCAGGCCGAATCGGCGGCGGCGCTGCGCGACGGCGAGATCGACGCGATGTTCTCCCTGACCGGCGTCCCGACACCCGCCATCACGGAGCTGGCGCAGCGGCACCCGATCCGGCTGATCCCGTTGGACGCGCAGGCGGACGCGCTCTTCACGGCGTTCCCGGGTCACTACGCTCCGGCCATGATCCCCGCGACGGCCTACGCCGGAGTCCCGGCCACCCGCACCGTCGCTGTGCCGAACGTGCTTCTCGTGCGCAACGACCTGCCCGATGACCTGGTCCACGCCATCACCGGCACCATCTTCACGCACGCTGGCACGATCACCTCCGCCGGCCGCGACGACGCCGAAGCCGTTCCCGAGGCGTGGCAGATCAACGTGCGCACCGGGATCTCAACCGCAGCGATCCCGCTCCATCCGGGCGCGGCCGCCTGGTTCCGCGACCGCAAGCGCTGA
- a CDS encoding tripartite tricarboxylate transporter permease: MELLDNLALGFSTALLVQNVLYCFVGVLLGTAVGVLPGIGPTATVAMLLPITFSFEPVTALIMLAGIYYGAQYGGSTTAILINLPGESSAAVTALDGHEMARQGRAGAALAAAAVGSFIAGTVATVALAVAAPPLASVALKFGPAEYFSLVLLGLIVSIALARGSALKALAMIALGVLLGTVGQDIYTGTPRFVFGQRELYGGIDFVSVAVGMFGVAEILRNLENEQTRTAVVSKVKNLWPTREDRRRIVGPILRGTGLGAALGVLPGGGHVLASFTSYAVEKRISKRQQEFGHGAIEGVAGPESANNAAAQTSFIPLLTLGLPAHPVMALMVGAFIVHGITPGPNVITDEPALFWGLIASMWIGNVLLVVLNLPLIGLWVRMLRIPYQVLFPMIILFASIGTYSLGFNAYDVYAIVFFGILGYVLIKCGCEPAPLLLGFVLGPLLEENLRRALIISRGDASVFLTRPISVALLALAVAALVVAALPTIRRRREIVFSEEE; the protein is encoded by the coding sequence ATGGAACTTCTCGACAACCTCGCGCTGGGCTTCTCAACCGCCCTCCTGGTCCAGAACGTCCTCTACTGCTTCGTGGGAGTGCTGCTCGGGACGGCGGTCGGGGTACTGCCCGGCATCGGACCGACGGCGACGGTGGCGATGCTGCTGCCGATCACGTTCAGCTTCGAGCCGGTGACAGCGCTGATCATGCTGGCCGGCATCTATTACGGCGCACAGTACGGCGGCTCGACGACCGCCATCCTGATCAACCTGCCCGGTGAGTCGTCGGCGGCGGTCACCGCGCTGGACGGGCACGAGATGGCCCGGCAGGGCCGGGCCGGCGCTGCGCTGGCCGCCGCTGCGGTCGGGTCCTTCATCGCGGGCACGGTGGCCACCGTCGCGCTGGCCGTCGCGGCCCCACCGCTGGCCAGCGTCGCGTTGAAGTTCGGCCCGGCCGAATACTTCTCGCTGGTGCTGCTCGGCCTGATCGTGTCGATCGCGCTGGCACGTGGCTCGGCGCTGAAGGCACTGGCGATGATCGCGCTCGGCGTCCTGCTCGGCACGGTCGGCCAGGACATCTACACCGGCACGCCCCGGTTCGTGTTCGGCCAGCGCGAGCTGTACGGCGGCATCGACTTCGTGTCGGTCGCCGTCGGCATGTTCGGGGTGGCCGAGATCCTGCGCAACCTGGAGAACGAGCAGACCCGCACGGCGGTCGTCAGCAAGGTGAAGAACCTCTGGCCGACCCGCGAGGACCGGCGCCGGATCGTCGGCCCGATCCTGCGCGGGACCGGCCTCGGCGCCGCGCTCGGCGTCCTGCCCGGCGGTGGCCACGTGCTGGCCTCGTTCACCTCGTACGCCGTCGAGAAGCGGATCTCGAAGCGGCAGCAGGAGTTCGGGCACGGCGCGATCGAGGGAGTCGCGGGCCCCGAGTCGGCGAACAACGCCGCCGCGCAGACGTCGTTCATCCCGCTGCTCACCCTGGGGCTGCCCGCCCACCCGGTCATGGCGCTGATGGTCGGCGCGTTCATCGTCCACGGCATAACCCCCGGCCCGAACGTCATCACCGACGAACCGGCGCTGTTCTGGGGGCTGATCGCGTCGATGTGGATCGGCAACGTGCTGCTCGTGGTGCTGAACCTGCCGCTGATCGGCCTGTGGGTGCGCATGCTGCGCATCCCGTACCAGGTGCTGTTCCCGATGATCATCCTGTTCGCCTCGATCGGCACCTACTCCCTGGGCTTCAACGCGTACGACGTCTACGCGATCGTGTTCTTCGGCATTTTGGGCTACGTCCTGATCAAGTGCGGCTGCGAGCCGGCGCCACTGCTGCTGGGCTTCGTCCTCGGCCCCTTGCTCGAGGAGAACCTGCGGCGGGCGCTCATCATCTCCCGCGGCGACGCGTCGGTCTTCCTGACCCGGCCGATCTCCGTGGCGCTCCTGGCCCTGGCCGTGGCGGCGCTCGTCGTCGCCGCCCTCCCGACGATTCGCAGGCGCCGCGAGATCGTGTTCTCGGAGGAGGAGTAG
- a CDS encoding AfsR/SARP family transcriptional regulator, whose translation MRHRFALLGPVLVRLDDGRYARLSGRQRAVLATLLLNANTVVSRGRLEAAVWDEPPASAVANLQTYIAQLRRIAPVAPRLVTMGSGYVLEVARDEVDVLAFQDELALARLEADPAARADRLRQAIGLWRGRAAEDAPLSAVMGARLAELDEQLAGARCDWAEAELAMGRHAEVIGELRPFVAEHPLRERAWEQLIRALAQAGRRAEALSTYRHARAALVCELGVEPGPALRELQYDILSGEPPSPRRSICQLPADIADFVGRERELARISALSSPDAHAPPVVVVTGPPGVGKSTLAVHAAHLSRAAFPDGQLYLRLGGPAPRDPATLLAELLRALNAHVIPDSADERATLYRSMVADRSMLIVLEDAAGEHQVIPLLPGTSRCAVLVTSRGPLPALPGSSVVHLAVPSQAEAGTLLERVAGAARVRTDPDAAAAILRACGLLPLAIRLAGARLATRPAWPLRELADRLASAGTLDELSFGGHDVRASFAISYEALPAPARRAFRLLGLAGLAGTAEWAVAALLDGPLREAEQSMEVLTLAGLVTADEADQSGQSRYRMHDLLAAYARERAHAEEDPVRQGEALARFTGACLRRLREAAEDYPPPMIPSAPRPAVDRTAGAGRDWLHVERETLTAAVALAEPRTAAELAHLLSPFLVVSGFADEATAMLEGVVRRAPDRHTAMVTRLLLADIALEHRQVRVARALLEELAGHFAAEGDRHANLYVSTGLGTCHLLDGEPERAWPLVARAIAGFEALGDPGGLVNALITAVGVRMSTGEHDEAIALCRRGLDLTGERRYGDYAVRFHRSLGISLYEMGRTEEAIGHYEESIGLSRELGWGPGEQITLRRLGEAYGRLGRFEQAAAVLAHCRDMFVRTGDVYGEALTAYTLGELSLGQDRPEEALSFFTRCHDLTDEPGLRAGARNRIDALLHRPHKTPPSRP comes from the coding sequence ATGCGCCACAGGTTCGCGTTGCTCGGCCCGGTCCTCGTGCGGCTGGACGACGGGCGGTACGCACGACTCAGCGGCAGGCAGCGCGCCGTGCTCGCCACACTCCTTCTCAACGCCAACACGGTCGTCTCCCGGGGCCGGCTGGAGGCCGCGGTGTGGGACGAGCCGCCCGCCTCCGCGGTCGCGAACCTCCAGACCTACATCGCGCAACTACGCCGGATCGCGCCCGTCGCTCCTCGCCTGGTCACGATGGGCTCCGGCTACGTGCTGGAGGTGGCTCGCGACGAGGTCGACGTGCTCGCCTTCCAGGACGAGCTGGCGCTGGCCCGGCTGGAGGCCGATCCGGCGGCCCGCGCCGATCGGCTGCGACAGGCGATCGGGCTGTGGCGTGGGCGTGCCGCCGAGGACGCCCCGCTGTCCGCCGTGATGGGCGCCCGTCTGGCGGAGCTGGACGAGCAGCTCGCCGGGGCCAGGTGCGACTGGGCGGAGGCAGAGCTGGCGATGGGCCGGCATGCCGAGGTGATCGGCGAGCTCCGCCCGTTCGTCGCCGAGCATCCCTTACGAGAACGGGCGTGGGAGCAGCTCATCCGAGCCCTCGCGCAGGCCGGCCGCCGGGCCGAAGCCCTGTCCACCTATCGCCACGCCCGGGCGGCCCTGGTCTGCGAGCTGGGGGTCGAGCCGGGACCCGCACTGCGCGAGCTCCAGTACGACATCCTCTCGGGCGAGCCGCCGTCACCTCGACGGTCCATCTGCCAGCTACCGGCCGACATCGCCGACTTCGTGGGCAGGGAACGCGAGCTCGCCCGGATCTCCGCCCTGTCCTCTCCGGACGCGCACGCGCCACCTGTCGTGGTCGTCACCGGCCCGCCCGGAGTGGGCAAGAGCACGCTCGCCGTGCACGCCGCGCACCTGTCGCGAGCGGCCTTCCCCGACGGGCAGCTCTACCTGCGGCTCGGCGGTCCCGCACCGCGCGACCCCGCCACCCTGCTGGCCGAGCTGCTGCGGGCGCTCAACGCGCACGTCATCCCGGACTCGGCCGATGAACGGGCCACGCTCTACCGGTCGATGGTGGCCGACCGGTCCATGCTGATCGTGCTGGAGGACGCGGCCGGCGAACACCAGGTCATCCCGCTGCTGCCGGGCACCTCGCGCTGCGCCGTACTCGTGACCAGCCGCGGGCCGCTGCCCGCGCTGCCGGGCTCGTCCGTCGTCCACCTCGCCGTCCCCTCGCAGGCCGAGGCCGGCACACTCCTCGAACGCGTCGCCGGCGCGGCCAGGGTACGGACCGATCCCGACGCGGCAGCGGCCATCCTGCGGGCATGCGGCCTGTTGCCGCTGGCCATCAGGCTCGCGGGCGCCCGCCTGGCCACCAGGCCCGCATGGCCGCTGCGTGAGCTGGCCGACCGGCTGGCCTCGGCCGGAACCCTCGACGAGCTCTCCTTCGGCGGCCACGACGTGCGCGCCAGCTTCGCCATCAGCTACGAGGCGCTGCCCGCCCCGGCCCGCCGCGCGTTCAGGCTGCTCGGCCTGGCGGGGCTGGCCGGCACGGCCGAGTGGGCCGTGGCCGCCCTCCTGGACGGCCCGCTTCGTGAGGCGGAGCAGTCCATGGAGGTGCTCACGCTCGCCGGCCTGGTCACGGCCGACGAGGCCGACCAGAGCGGCCAGTCGCGCTACCGCATGCACGACCTGCTCGCCGCCTACGCCCGCGAGCGGGCGCACGCCGAGGAGGACCCCGTACGGCAGGGCGAGGCCCTGGCCCGCTTCACCGGCGCATGCCTGCGCCGCCTGCGCGAGGCGGCCGAGGACTACCCGCCGCCGATGATCCCGTCCGCCCCTCGTCCCGCGGTGGACAGGACGGCGGGTGCCGGGCGCGACTGGCTGCACGTGGAGCGGGAGACGCTGACCGCCGCGGTCGCCCTGGCGGAGCCGCGGACGGCCGCCGAGCTGGCGCACCTGCTCTCGCCGTTCCTGGTCGTCAGCGGGTTCGCCGACGAGGCGACCGCGATGCTCGAAGGCGTCGTCCGCCGCGCACCGGACCGGCACACCGCCATGGTGACCCGGCTCCTGCTGGCCGACATCGCCCTGGAGCACCGGCAGGTCCGGGTGGCCCGTGCCTTGCTGGAAGAGCTGGCCGGCCACTTCGCCGCGGAAGGGGACCGGCACGCGAACCTCTACGTGTCGACGGGGCTCGGCACCTGCCACCTTCTGGACGGTGAACCGGAACGCGCCTGGCCCCTCGTCGCCCGGGCCATCGCCGGGTTCGAGGCCCTGGGAGACCCGGGCGGCCTGGTCAACGCGCTGATCACGGCCGTCGGCGTGCGCATGTCGACAGGCGAGCACGACGAGGCCATCGCGCTGTGCCGCCGGGGGCTCGACCTCACCGGCGAGCGGAGGTACGGCGACTACGCGGTCCGGTTCCACCGCAGCCTGGGCATCTCCCTCTACGAGATGGGGCGGACCGAGGAGGCGATCGGTCACTACGAGGAGAGCATCGGGCTCAGCCGGGAGCTGGGCTGGGGCCCCGGCGAGCAGATCACGCTGCGCAGGCTCGGGGAGGCGTACGGCAGGCTCGGCCGGTTCGAGCAGGCGGCGGCGGTGCTGGCCCACTGCCGGGACATGTTCGTGCGGACGGGCGACGTCTACGGCGAGGCCCTGACCGCCTACACGCTCGGCGAGCTCAGCCTGGGCCAGGACCGGCCGGAGGAGGCGCTGTCGTTCTTCACGCGGTGCCACGACCTGACCGACGAGCCCGGCCTGCGGGCCGGAGCACGGAACCGGATCGACGCGCTGCTCCACAGGCCGCACAAGACGCCGCCCTCGCGACCCTGA
- a CDS encoding tripartite tricarboxylate transporter substrate-binding protein: MRPTSRYRAAARVIAAIGVVSLVAACSGNGGTAGGGAPGGGYPDQNITLVVPFSAGGPTDTVTRMIAEPMAAKLGTKVVVQNVEGAGGTVGAGEVARAKPDGYTVLMHHIGMSTAPALYKDLGYQPLESFETVGLVTEVPMTVVARKDFAPATLQDLVTYVKANAGKVTLANAGIGAASHLCGLLFQSAAGVKLQEVPYEGTGPALTDLVGGQVDFMCDQTTNTSGQISAGEVKAYAVTTPERVKSLPDLPTTAEAGLPKLQVSVWHGLYVPAGTPPEVVQKLSEALKVALADQKVVDQMAKLGTAPVPAEDATPQAHRAKLEEQLGTWAKVIADAGVKAS, encoded by the coding sequence ATGAGACCGACCAGCAGGTATCGGGCCGCCGCGCGGGTGATCGCCGCGATCGGCGTCGTTTCGCTCGTCGCCGCCTGTTCCGGCAACGGCGGCACCGCCGGCGGAGGCGCCCCTGGCGGAGGCTACCCGGACCAGAACATCACGCTCGTCGTGCCGTTCAGCGCGGGCGGCCCGACGGACACCGTCACCCGCATGATCGCCGAGCCGATGGCGGCCAAGCTCGGCACCAAGGTCGTCGTCCAGAACGTCGAGGGCGCGGGCGGCACGGTCGGCGCCGGCGAGGTCGCGCGGGCCAAGCCCGACGGCTACACCGTGCTCATGCACCACATCGGCATGTCGACGGCGCCCGCCCTGTACAAGGATCTGGGCTACCAGCCGCTCGAGAGCTTCGAGACGGTCGGGCTCGTCACCGAGGTGCCGATGACGGTCGTCGCCCGCAAGGACTTCGCGCCCGCGACGCTCCAGGACCTCGTGACCTACGTGAAGGCGAACGCCGGCAAGGTCACGCTGGCCAACGCCGGCATCGGCGCCGCATCCCACCTGTGCGGCCTGCTGTTCCAGTCCGCCGCCGGCGTCAAGCTCCAGGAGGTCCCGTACGAGGGCACCGGCCCCGCGCTGACCGACCTCGTCGGCGGCCAGGTCGACTTCATGTGCGACCAGACGACCAACACCAGCGGCCAGATCTCCGCGGGCGAGGTGAAGGCGTACGCGGTCACCACGCCGGAGCGGGTGAAGAGCCTGCCCGACCTGCCCACCACGGCCGAGGCCGGGCTGCCCAAGCTCCAGGTCAGCGTGTGGCACGGGCTCTACGTCCCGGCCGGCACGCCGCCGGAGGTCGTCCAGAAGCTGTCCGAGGCGCTGAAGGTGGCACTGGCCGACCAGAAGGTCGTCGACCAGATGGCCAAGCTCGGCACCGCGCCGGTCCCGGCCGAGGACGCGACCCCGCAGGCGCACCGGGCCAAGCTCGAAGAGCAGCTCGGCACCTGGGCGAAGGTCATCGCCGACGCCGGTGTCAAGGCCTCCTGA